The proteins below are encoded in one region of Amycolatopsis acidiphila:
- a CDS encoding Rossmann-fold NAD(P)-binding domain-containing protein → MTGRRALILGGTGMLSGPAEALVRDGWHVVLPCRRYSPIAVPEPKQGIAALKALRPRGHRPNGTGGRKAGRALWVEAHWDRPRELSTKAGAALGGPADLMVAWVHEQYRRAVLGACEWLLAPGAPVVEVRGAGGPPVEPEPVLAAHPTQLIMVGALSELDDTRPLAHGELTGAILDAVHRAVEGRAASLHQVGQSRPLVR, encoded by the coding sequence ATGACGGGCCGGAGAGCGCTGATCCTGGGAGGCACCGGCATGCTGTCCGGACCTGCGGAGGCGCTGGTCCGGGACGGCTGGCACGTGGTCCTGCCGTGCCGTCGCTACAGCCCGATCGCGGTGCCGGAACCCAAGCAGGGCATCGCCGCGCTGAAGGCGCTGCGCCCGCGCGGGCACCGGCCCAACGGCACCGGGGGCCGCAAGGCGGGTCGCGCGCTGTGGGTCGAGGCGCACTGGGACCGGCCGCGGGAGCTGTCCACGAAGGCCGGGGCCGCGCTCGGCGGCCCGGCCGACCTCATGGTGGCCTGGGTGCACGAGCAGTACCGGCGCGCGGTGCTCGGCGCGTGCGAGTGGCTGCTCGCGCCGGGCGCACCGGTCGTCGAGGTGCGTGGGGCCGGCGGGCCGCCGGTGGAGCCGGAACCGGTACTCGCCGCGCACCCCACCCAGCTGATCATGGTCGGCGCGCTCTCCGAGCTCGACGACACCCGCCCGCTCGCGCACGGCGAGCTCACCGGCGCGATCCTCGATGCCGTGCACCGGGCGGTCGAAGGACGCGCCGCCTCGCTGCACCAGGTCGGGCAGTCACGTCCGCTCGTGCGCTGA
- a CDS encoding VOC family protein — MIKRLSHASIYVLDQDSAKEFYTGKLGFEVRNDMRVGDFRWLTVGPPDQPDFEFILMRPGPPQHDPETEKVVRELVAKGAVGSGVWATDDCRKTYEELSARGVTFLQEPAERPYGIEAVFRDDSGNWFSLTERHDLDESKDWG, encoded by the coding sequence ATGATCAAAAGGTTGTCGCACGCGAGCATCTACGTGCTGGACCAGGACTCGGCGAAGGAGTTCTACACCGGGAAGCTGGGTTTCGAGGTCCGCAACGACATGCGGGTCGGCGACTTCCGGTGGCTGACCGTGGGGCCGCCGGACCAGCCGGACTTCGAGTTCATCCTGATGCGTCCCGGCCCGCCGCAGCACGACCCGGAGACCGAAAAGGTGGTGCGCGAGCTGGTCGCCAAGGGCGCGGTGGGCTCGGGCGTGTGGGCCACCGACGACTGCCGCAAGACCTACGAGGAGCTCTCGGCCCGCGGCGTGACCTTCCTGCAGGAGCCGGCGGAGCGGCCGTACGGGATCGAGGCGGTGTTCCGGGACGACTCGGGCAACTGGTTCAGCCTCACCGAGCGGCACGACCTCGACGAGAGCAAGGACTGGGGCTGA
- a CDS encoding branched-chain amino acid ABC transporter permease — translation MTATFVHAQGWIQFDVHGLATQFWNNTIDGLAQGGIYALIALGYTLVYGVLKLINFAHSEVFVVGAFATWITFYLLGFRTGATPDLSAVEIILYLAIAGIAAMAVSGATAVALERVAYRPLRNRNAPRLVFLITAIGASFALQQTLKLIFGLNQQPQIRLLQPEPLFKLFGASVTNIHVILVVAAVVLWFVADYFVNKTRLGRGIRAVAQDPDTATLMGVNKERVIIVTFLVGGLLAGAAAMFYMMRIPQGAIYNGGFLLGIKAFAAAVLGGIGNLRGALLGGLVLGLVENYGQSLFGGGWKDVVAFVVLVIVLMFRPTGILGESLGKARV, via the coding sequence ATGACCGCAACATTCGTACACGCCCAGGGCTGGATCCAGTTCGACGTCCACGGGCTGGCCACGCAGTTCTGGAACAACACCATCGACGGCCTGGCGCAGGGTGGCATCTACGCCCTCATCGCGCTGGGCTACACGCTCGTCTACGGCGTGCTCAAGCTGATCAACTTCGCGCACTCCGAGGTGTTCGTGGTCGGCGCCTTCGCCACCTGGATCACCTTCTACCTGCTGGGCTTCCGCACCGGCGCGACCCCTGACCTGTCGGCGGTCGAGATCATCCTCTACCTGGCGATCGCCGGGATCGCGGCGATGGCGGTGTCGGGGGCGACCGCGGTGGCGCTCGAGCGCGTCGCCTACCGCCCGCTGCGCAACCGCAACGCGCCGCGCCTGGTCTTCCTGATCACCGCGATCGGTGCCTCGTTCGCGCTCCAGCAGACCCTGAAGCTGATCTTCGGCCTGAACCAGCAGCCGCAGATCCGGCTCCTGCAGCCGGAGCCGCTGTTCAAGCTCTTCGGCGCCTCGGTGACGAACATCCACGTCATCCTGGTCGTGGCCGCGGTGGTGCTGTGGTTCGTGGCGGACTACTTCGTCAACAAGACCCGCCTCGGCCGCGGTATCCGTGCCGTCGCGCAGGATCCGGACACCGCGACGCTGATGGGCGTGAACAAGGAGCGCGTCATCATCGTGACGTTCCTGGTGGGCGGGCTGCTCGCCGGCGCCGCCGCGATGTTCTACATGATGCGCATCCCGCAGGGCGCCATCTACAACGGTGGCTTCCTGCTGGGGATCAAGGCGTTCGCCGCGGCGGTGCTGGGCGGTATCGGCAACCTGCGCGGGGCGTTGCTGGGCGGGCTGGTGCTCGGCCTGGTCGAGAACTACGGGCAGTCGCTGTTCGGCGGCGGCTGGAAGGACGTGGTCGCCTTCGTGGTGCTCGTGATCGTGCTGATGTTCCGGCCGACCGGGATTCTGGGCGAGTCGCTGGGGAAGGCACGGGTATGA
- a CDS encoding ABC transporter ATP-binding protein — protein sequence MTLLELSGVAVHYGRIQAVSELSISVGEGEIVALIGANGAGKSTTMRAISGIRPLSAGSITFAGEDISKLRADLRVVRGISQVPEGRGVFPGMTVAENLDMGAYARKDRKNLRADLDRVFELFPRLLERRTQPGGTLSGGEQQMLAIGRALMAKPKLLLLDEPSMGLAPQFIAQIFRIITEINQQGTTVLLVEQNAQQALSRAHRAYVLETGRITRHGEGRELLADASIKEAYLGVA from the coding sequence ATGACGCTGCTTGAGCTGTCCGGGGTCGCCGTGCACTACGGCCGCATCCAGGCCGTGTCGGAACTGTCCATCTCCGTCGGCGAGGGCGAGATCGTCGCGCTGATCGGCGCCAACGGTGCCGGCAAGTCCACGACCATGCGGGCGATCTCCGGGATCCGGCCGCTGTCGGCGGGATCGATCACCTTCGCGGGCGAGGACATCAGCAAGCTGCGGGCGGACCTGCGCGTGGTGCGCGGGATCTCCCAGGTCCCCGAGGGCCGGGGCGTGTTCCCCGGGATGACGGTGGCGGAGAACCTGGACATGGGCGCCTACGCCCGCAAGGACCGCAAGAACCTGCGGGCGGACCTGGACCGGGTGTTCGAGCTGTTCCCGCGCCTGCTCGAACGCCGCACCCAGCCGGGCGGGACGCTCTCGGGCGGGGAGCAGCAGATGCTCGCGATCGGCAGGGCGCTGATGGCCAAGCCGAAGCTGCTGCTGCTCGACGAGCCCTCGATGGGGCTCGCGCCGCAGTTCATCGCGCAGATCTTCCGGATCATCACCGAGATCAACCAGCAGGGCACCACCGTCCTGCTCGTCGAGCAGAACGCCCAGCAGGCACTCTCGCGTGCGCACCGGGCGTACGTGCTGGAGACCGGCCGGATCACCCGGCACGGTGAAGGCAGGGAGCTGCTCGCCGACGCCTCCATCAAGGAGGCCTACCTCGGCGTCGCCTGA
- the polA gene encoding DNA polymerase I codes for MSPSQNQSVANTTATAAAERPRLLLIDGHSMAYRAFFALPAENFRTKTGQVTNAVFGFTSMLINLLRDEQPTHLAVAFDVSRQTFRSETYAEYKAGRSATPDDFKGQVDLVKEVLGVLGIPALAKEGFEADDLIATLTTQAVAEGYDVLICTGDRDALQLVNESVTVLYPRKGVSDLVRYDPAGVNGKYGLTPEQYPDFAALRGDPSDNLPGIPGVGEKTATKWIQQFGSLNTLIDRVDEVKGKVGDALRAHLDAVMLNRQLTELVRDVPLDATPDDLGLRPWDRDAVHRLFDELEFRVLRDRLFATLQSAEPEADQGFEVSGAALPTGGLAAWLAEHTEAGKPVGLSFRTTGASVAADAQSLAFAAPDGQGAYVDLSTLDESDEKALAAWLGDPRMRKAGHSLKVPLHAMLARGWTFAGLHLDTELAAYLARPGQRSFELDDLVLRYLKRELRSETGESDGQLSLLDSDDGDQKLVQGELVRARAVAELADALLGELDQIGGAKLLQEMELPLLEVITELEAAGVAVDVEQLTDLEAHYASRVRQAEADAFRVIGKQINLGSPKQLQVVLFDELQMPKTKRTKTGYTTDADALQTLFEKTEHPFLQHLLEHRDATRLRVTVEGLIKSIADDGRIHTTLHQTIAATGRLSSVDPNLQNIPIRTEEGRRIRDAFVVGSGYTELMTADYSQIEMRIMAHLSEDAALIEAFQSGFDFHAATAAKVFACDPADVTGGQRAKIKAMNYGLAYGLSAYGLSNQLRITTEEARGLMDDYFERFGGVRDYLQNIVAEAGKVGYTETIFGRRRYLPDLNSDNRQRREMAERMALNAPIQGSAADIIKVAMLGVQRALKESELGSRLLLQVHDELVLEVADGEHAEVEALVRKQMGAACELAVPLEVSVGFGRSWNDAAH; via the coding sequence GTGAGCCCCAGTCAGAACCAATCCGTAGCGAACACCACAGCGACGGCGGCGGCCGAACGGCCGCGGCTGTTGCTGATCGACGGCCACTCCATGGCCTACCGGGCCTTCTTCGCCCTGCCGGCGGAGAACTTCAGGACGAAGACCGGGCAGGTCACCAACGCCGTCTTCGGGTTCACCTCGATGCTGATCAACCTGTTGCGCGACGAGCAGCCGACGCACCTGGCCGTGGCGTTCGACGTGTCGCGCCAGACGTTCCGCTCGGAGACCTACGCCGAGTACAAGGCGGGCCGCTCCGCCACCCCCGACGACTTCAAGGGCCAGGTCGACCTGGTCAAGGAGGTGCTGGGGGTGCTCGGCATCCCGGCGCTGGCCAAGGAGGGCTTCGAGGCCGACGACCTGATCGCCACGCTCACCACGCAGGCGGTGGCCGAGGGCTACGACGTGCTGATCTGTACCGGCGACAGGGATGCGCTGCAGCTGGTCAACGAGTCGGTCACGGTGCTCTACCCGCGTAAGGGCGTCTCCGACCTGGTCCGCTACGACCCGGCGGGCGTCAACGGCAAGTACGGCCTGACGCCCGAGCAGTACCCGGACTTCGCCGCGCTGCGCGGCGACCCGTCGGACAACCTGCCCGGCATTCCCGGCGTGGGGGAGAAGACCGCCACCAAGTGGATTCAGCAGTTCGGCTCGCTCAACACCCTCATCGACCGCGTCGACGAGGTGAAGGGCAAGGTCGGGGACGCGCTGCGCGCCCACCTCGACGCCGTGATGCTCAACCGGCAGCTCACCGAGCTGGTGCGCGACGTGCCGCTGGACGCCACCCCGGACGACCTCGGGCTGCGCCCGTGGGACCGCGACGCCGTGCACCGGCTGTTCGACGAGCTGGAGTTCCGCGTCCTGCGGGACCGGCTGTTCGCGACACTGCAGAGCGCCGAGCCCGAGGCGGACCAGGGCTTCGAGGTCAGCGGCGCCGCGCTGCCCACCGGCGGGCTCGCCGCGTGGCTCGCCGAGCACACCGAGGCAGGCAAGCCGGTCGGGCTGTCCTTCCGCACCACCGGCGCCTCCGTGGCCGCGGACGCGCAGTCCCTCGCGTTCGCAGCGCCGGACGGCCAGGGCGCGTACGTCGATCTGTCCACATTGGACGAGTCCGACGAGAAGGCGCTCGCGGCCTGGCTGGGCGACCCGCGGATGCGCAAGGCGGGGCACTCGCTGAAGGTGCCGCTGCACGCGATGCTCGCGCGCGGCTGGACCTTCGCCGGGCTGCACCTGGACACCGAGCTGGCCGCGTACCTCGCCCGTCCCGGGCAGCGCTCGTTCGAGCTGGACGACCTGGTGCTGCGCTACCTCAAGCGCGAGCTGCGGTCCGAGACCGGCGAGAGCGACGGGCAGCTGTCGCTGCTGGACTCCGACGACGGCGACCAGAAGCTCGTGCAGGGCGAGCTGGTCCGGGCCCGCGCGGTCGCCGAGCTGGCCGACGCGCTGCTGGGGGAGCTGGACCAGATCGGCGGCGCGAAGCTGCTGCAGGAGATGGAGCTGCCGCTGCTGGAGGTCATCACCGAGCTGGAGGCCGCCGGGGTCGCGGTGGACGTCGAGCAGCTGACCGACCTGGAGGCACACTACGCGAGCCGGGTGCGCCAGGCCGAGGCCGACGCGTTCCGGGTGATCGGCAAGCAGATCAACCTCGGCTCGCCCAAGCAGCTGCAGGTCGTGCTGTTCGACGAGCTGCAGATGCCGAAGACCAAGCGCACCAAGACCGGCTACACCACCGACGCCGACGCGTTGCAGACGCTGTTCGAGAAGACCGAGCACCCGTTCCTGCAGCACCTGCTCGAGCACCGCGACGCGACCCGGCTGCGGGTCACCGTCGAGGGCCTGATCAAGTCGATCGCCGACGACGGGCGCATCCACACCACGCTGCACCAGACCATCGCGGCCACCGGGCGACTGTCCTCTGTGGACCCGAACCTGCAGAACATCCCGATCCGCACCGAAGAGGGCCGCCGCATCCGGGACGCGTTCGTGGTCGGCAGCGGCTACACCGAGCTGATGACCGCGGACTACAGCCAGATCGAGATGCGGATCATGGCGCACCTGTCGGAGGACGCCGCGCTCATCGAGGCGTTCCAGTCGGGGTTCGACTTCCACGCCGCCACCGCGGCCAAGGTGTTCGCCTGCGATCCCGCGGACGTCACCGGCGGGCAGCGGGCCAAGATCAAGGCGATGAACTACGGCCTCGCCTACGGGCTGTCCGCGTACGGGCTGTCGAACCAGCTGCGCATCACCACCGAAGAGGCGCGCGGGCTGATGGACGACTACTTCGAGCGGTTCGGCGGAGTGCGGGACTACCTGCAGAACATCGTCGCCGAGGCGGGCAAGGTCGGCTACACCGAGACGATCTTCGGTCGCCGCCGGTACCTGCCCGACCTCAACAGCGACAACCGCCAGCGCCGCGAGATGGCCGAGCGGATGGCGCTCAACGCGCCGATCCAGGGCAGCGCCGCGGACATCATCAAGGTCGCGATGCTGGGTGTGCAGCGCGCGCTCAAGGAGTCGGAGCTGGGCAGCCGGCTGCTGCTGCAGGTGCACGACGAGCTCGTGCTCGAGGTCGCCGACGGCGAGCACGCCGAGGTGGAGGCCTTGGTGCGCAAGCAGATGGGCGCGGCGTGCGAGCTGGCGGTGCCGCTGGAGGTGTCGGTCGGGTTCGGCCGCTCCTGGAACGACGCGGCCCACTGA
- a CDS encoding branched-chain amino acid ABC transporter permease, with protein MNNLRERWSSLSRPAQWGILIPVLVLIYFLPVIDPPLIATTGTDFPTAMFDVARYALVAVGLNVVVGQAGLLDLGYVGFFAVGAYVAALFTSPDSSLHKLPYLWTLPLAMAITMIFGIILGTPTLRLRGDYLAIVTLGFGEIIRLLADNVGPLRGQIGFQAVGTVGGKPLLANATQWYWLTVTIIVAVLLLVGNLERSRVGRAWVAIREDEDVAEIMGVATYKFKIWAFVIGAAIGGLSGALYAGKVGFVNNQSFDVVTSMLFLAAVVLGGAGNKVGVLLGAVVVAYLPLRFVQIAQYNYLIFGIALIVLMIFRPQGLLGARQRLLAKGRQAYQRLIGRGEQLSGDSALATEPGGGN; from the coding sequence ATGAACAACCTCCGCGAGCGCTGGAGCAGTCTGTCCCGCCCTGCCCAGTGGGGCATCCTCATCCCCGTCCTGGTGCTGATCTACTTCCTGCCGGTGATCGACCCGCCGCTCATCGCGACCACGGGCACCGACTTCCCGACCGCGATGTTCGACGTGGCCCGCTACGCGCTGGTCGCCGTCGGGCTCAACGTCGTGGTCGGCCAGGCGGGCCTGCTCGACCTGGGCTACGTCGGCTTCTTCGCCGTCGGCGCCTACGTCGCGGCGCTGTTCACCAGCCCGGACTCGTCGCTGCACAAGCTGCCGTACCTGTGGACGCTGCCGCTGGCGATGGCGATCACGATGATCTTCGGGATCATCCTGGGCACGCCGACGCTGCGGCTGCGCGGGGACTACCTCGCGATCGTGACGCTCGGGTTCGGTGAGATCATCCGGCTGCTCGCCGACAACGTGGGCCCGCTGCGCGGCCAGATCGGCTTCCAGGCGGTCGGCACGGTCGGCGGCAAGCCGCTGCTGGCGAACGCGACGCAGTGGTACTGGCTCACGGTGACGATCATCGTGGCGGTGCTGCTGCTGGTCGGCAACCTCGAGCGCTCGCGCGTCGGCCGCGCGTGGGTCGCGATCCGCGAGGACGAGGACGTCGCCGAGATCATGGGCGTGGCGACTTACAAGTTCAAGATCTGGGCCTTCGTCATCGGCGCGGCGATCGGCGGGCTGTCCGGGGCGCTGTACGCGGGCAAGGTCGGCTTCGTGAACAACCAGTCCTTCGACGTGGTCACCTCGATGCTGTTCCTCGCCGCCGTGGTGCTCGGCGGGGCGGGCAACAAGGTCGGCGTGCTGCTGGGCGCCGTCGTGGTGGCGTACCTGCCGCTGCGGTTCGTGCAGATCGCGCAGTACAACTACCTGATCTTCGGCATCGCGCTGATCGTGCTGATGATCTTCCGCCCGCAGGGCCTGCTCGGTGCCCGCCAGCGCCTGCTCGCCAAGGGCCGCCAGGCCTACCAGCGACTCATCGGCCGCGGCGAGCAGCTCAGCGGTGACAGCGCGCTCGCGACCGAGCCCGGAGGGGGGAACTGA
- a CDS encoding hotdog fold thioesterase codes for MTEHLSEDFHEQFAGIDPAAAGQQLNDKIGLSLLEVGAQRVVGTMPVDGNRQPYGLLHGGANAVLAEALGSTVAALNAGPDKMTVGFELSCTHHRGVRAGVVTGTAVPLHVGRSTITTEIVLTDESGRRTCTARLTCIVRDRPGA; via the coding sequence GTGACCGAACACCTGTCGGAGGACTTCCACGAGCAGTTCGCCGGGATCGACCCGGCCGCCGCCGGCCAGCAGCTCAACGACAAGATCGGGCTGAGCCTCCTCGAGGTGGGCGCGCAGCGAGTGGTGGGCACGATGCCGGTGGACGGCAACCGCCAGCCGTACGGGCTGCTGCACGGCGGGGCCAACGCGGTGCTGGCGGAAGCGCTCGGCTCCACGGTCGCGGCGCTCAACGCGGGCCCGGACAAGATGACCGTCGGCTTCGAGCTGTCCTGCACGCACCACCGCGGCGTCCGGGCCGGCGTCGTCACCGGCACGGCCGTCCCGCTGCACGTCGGCCGGAGCACGATCACGACCGAGATCGTGCTGACCGACGAGTCGGGCCGCCGCACCTGCACCGCCCGCCTCACCTGCATCGTCCGCGACCGCCCGGGCGCGTGA
- a CDS encoding ABC transporter ATP-binding protein, which translates to MTNPNEPAPVEGGIVAEVAHMSAEKRAEHEAEVAEAVASDREVGVEVGETLLELRDLTLKFGGLTALDSVSFGIRRGEILGLIGPNGAGKTTCFNAMTGVYRPTSGQVLLENKPLGKSPRHRITQKGIARTFQNIRLFAEMTALENVVVGADARAKTSVLGALLRLPRHHHEEQHAVDRAMALLEFVGIADRAADKAKNLPYGYQRRLEIARALATEPKLLCLDEPAAGFNPAEKEELMALIRKIRADGYTVLLIEHDMRLVMGVTDRIVVLEFGKKIAEGLPAQIRENPAVIAAYLGVPEDDAA; encoded by the coding sequence ATGACGAACCCGAACGAACCGGCGCCCGTCGAAGGCGGGATCGTCGCCGAGGTCGCCCACATGAGCGCGGAGAAACGCGCTGAGCACGAGGCCGAGGTCGCCGAGGCGGTGGCGTCGGACCGGGAGGTCGGCGTCGAGGTCGGTGAGACGCTGCTCGAACTGCGGGACCTCACGCTGAAGTTCGGCGGCCTGACCGCGCTCGACTCGGTCTCCTTCGGCATCCGTCGCGGCGAGATCCTCGGCCTGATCGGGCCGAACGGCGCGGGCAAGACCACCTGCTTCAACGCGATGACCGGGGTCTACCGGCCCACCTCGGGGCAGGTGCTGCTGGAGAACAAGCCGCTGGGCAAGTCACCGCGGCACCGGATCACCCAGAAGGGCATCGCCCGCACCTTCCAGAACATCCGGCTCTTCGCCGAGATGACGGCGCTGGAGAACGTCGTCGTCGGCGCCGACGCGCGGGCGAAGACCAGCGTGCTCGGGGCATTGCTGCGGCTGCCGCGACACCACCACGAGGAGCAGCACGCGGTGGACAGGGCGATGGCGCTGCTGGAGTTCGTCGGCATCGCCGACCGGGCGGCGGACAAGGCGAAGAACCTGCCCTACGGCTACCAGCGGCGGCTGGAGATCGCCCGCGCGCTGGCGACCGAGCCGAAGCTGCTGTGCCTGGACGAGCCCGCCGCGGGCTTCAACCCGGCGGAGAAGGAGGAGCTGATGGCGCTGATCCGCAAGATCCGCGCCGACGGCTACACCGTCCTGCTGATCGAGCACGACATGCGGCTGGTCATGGGCGTCACCGACCGGATCGTGGTGCTCGAGTTCGGAAAGAAGATCGCCGAAGGACTGCCGGCGCAGATCCGGGAGAACCCCGCGGTCATCGCCGCCTACTTGGGGGTGCCCGAAGATGACGCTGCTTGA
- a CDS encoding helix-turn-helix domain-containing protein — MDAHYAEALDVERLAAVAGWSRYHFIRSFAAAYGETPKAYLTRRRIERAQDLLRSANLTVTEVCLAVGFTSLGTFSRRFTELTGQSPSQYRARTGPPAIPGCYVMMWTRPSTFG; from the coding sequence ATGGACGCGCACTACGCGGAGGCGCTGGACGTCGAGCGGCTCGCCGCCGTCGCCGGCTGGTCGCGGTATCACTTCATCCGCTCGTTCGCGGCGGCCTACGGCGAGACGCCGAAGGCGTACCTGACGCGGCGGCGGATCGAGCGCGCCCAGGACCTGCTGCGCTCGGCCAACCTCACGGTCACCGAGGTCTGCCTGGCCGTCGGGTTCACCAGCCTCGGCACGTTCAGCCGCCGCTTCACCGAGCTGACCGGGCAGTCCCCGTCGCAGTACCGCGCCCGCACCGGCCCGCCCGCGATCCCCGGCTGCTACGTCATGATGTGGACCAGGCCCAGCACTTTCGGATAA